A region from the Lolium perenne isolate Kyuss_39 chromosome 4, Kyuss_2.0, whole genome shotgun sequence genome encodes:
- the LOC127297255 gene encoding benzyl alcohol O-benzoyltransferase, which produces MASLSALKFTVRRKPAVLLTPAAPTPRELKPLSDVDDQNGLRFLIANIFFFERRHSGRDVDDPVPVIRDAIAAALVHYYPLAGRIRELEGQKLAVDCTGEGALFVEADADDVRLEQFGTQPPFPGVDELLFDLPGSNEVLDAPLLHFQVTRLACGGFVLAFKIHHCVVDGQGVVQFMEAVAELARGAAAPTVRPVWGRELLMAPCNDTAPLRFAHREYDVVEPDPDERPAMVHRSFFFGPTEAAAVRSHLPPALRRVASTFDVLMGFLWKCRTAALAPRDRDEMRLLFTTSVRGKKKQGGGEPFIPVGYYGNSFATPAAISTAGALRAKPVGYAVDLVRKARREVDVEYLQSVARFMVRSGRPQLALLHAYLVSDVSKAGFDAIDVGWGKPVYGGTMRCSLDTSPVICSFLTAGKNTIGEEGIILPVCLPAPAMDKFVEEMSNLLRPYDHVTAQPNNISPVIKAAL; this is translated from the exons ATGGCGAGCTTGTCGGCGTTGAAGTTCACTGTGCGCAGGAAGCCGGCGGTGCTCTTGACCCCAGCGGCGCCGACGCCGCGAGAGCTAAAGCCGCTCTCAGACGTCGACGACCAGAATGGGCTGCGCTTCCTCATCGCCAACATCTTTTTCTTCGAGCGACGCCACAGCGGCAGGGACGTCGACGATCCGGTGCCGGTGATTCGGGACGCCATCGCCGCCGCGCTCGTGCACTACTACCCGCTGGCCGGGCGGATAAGGGAGCTCGAGGGTCAAAAGCTCGCCGTGGACTGCACTGGCGAGGGCGCGCTGTTCGTGGAGGCTGACGCCGACGATGTGCGCCTCGAGCAGTTCGGCACGCAGCCGCCGTTCCCGGGAGTTGATGAGCTCCTCTTCGACCTCCCTGGCTCCAACGAGGTCCTCGACGCTCCACTCCTCCATTTCCAG GTGACACGGCTTGCGTGCGGAGGCTTCGTCCTGGCGTTCAAAATACACCACTGCGTGGTGGACGGGCAGGGGGTGGTGCAGTTCATGGAAGCCGTGGCGGAGCTGGCGCGGGGAGCGGCGGCGCCGACGGTGCGGCCCGTGTGGGGACGCGAGCTGCTGATGGCGCCGTGCAACGACACGGCGCCGCTTAGATTCGCGCACCGCGAGTACGATGTTGTGGAGCCGGACCCCGACGAGAGGCCCGCCATGGTGCACCGCTCTTTCTTCTTCGGGCCGACAGAGGCCGCCGCCGTCCGCTCCCACCTGCCGCCGGCTCTCCGTCGTGTTGCCTCGACCTTCGATGTCCTCATGGGGTTCCTGTGGAAGTGCCGCACGGCGGCGCTAGCCCCACGTGACAGGGACGAGATGCGGCTGCTCTTCACCACCAGCGTCCGCGGCAAGAAGAAACAGGGTGGTGGCGAACCTTTCATCCCCGTCGGCTACTATGGCAACTCGTTCGCAACCCCGgcggccatctccaccgccggtgCCCTGCGGGCTAAGCCGGTGGGTTATGCCGTGGATCTGGTGAGGAAGGCGAGGAGGGAGGTGGACGTGGAGTACTTGCAGTCAGTGGCAAGGTTCATGGTAAGGAGCGGGAGGCCGCAGTTGGCGTTGCTGCACGCGTATCTGGTGTCGGACGTGTCCAAGGCCGGCTTCGATGCCATCGATGTTGGGTGGGGCAAGCCTGTGTACGGCGGCACGATGAGGTGCAGTCTCGACACCAGTCCTGTGATCTGCAGCTTCCTCACCGCCGGCAAGAACACCATTGGTGAGGAGGGCATCATACTGCCAGTGTGCCTGCCTGCCCCAGCCATGGATAagttcgtggaggagatgagcaaCCTGCTCAGGCCGTACGACCATGTCACGGCGCAACCCAACAACATATCTCCCGTTATTAAAGCCGCGCTCTGA